TAATCTGTATATGATTCGATTTCCAGCTCAATACCTTGTTCTTCTAAAATTGGTTTAACTTTTTCAAGGATAACTGCGTGTGGTGTATTTGAAGCACCCACTACTAATTTTTCATCTTCTCCGCCACATGCTGCTAAAGCAAGTACTGAAGCTCCTAAAATAACGCTTGATAATAATTTCTTCATTTGTTTTACCTACCCTTTTTTTAGTTTGTTCAGTTTATCGAAACCTTTTTTATATTCAGATTATTTTTCTTGTAGACGCGCACTTTTTTAAAGTTTGCGTCCATATTGTTTCGATGCACCAATATATAATTACGGCCTTAGAAGCCACTAACTATCGTTTGTCCACTCTTGCTGTAATGAAATCCCCAATATACTGGATGATGAATACGACAACTAAAATTAAAACCGTTGCCATTAATGTCACATCTGTTCGGTTACGCTGGAAACCGTCAAGGAATGCCAGGTTACCTAAACCACCCGCACCGATAATGCCGGCCATTGCTGTATATCCTACTAATGCCACAGCTGTAACCGTAATACCTGAAATTAATGCCGGTAAGCTTTCCGGGATCAGCACTTTCCAAATAATCGTAGAAGTTTTTGCTCCCATTGAGCGGGCCGCTTCAATGACACCTTTATCAATTTCTCTTAATGCTATTAATACCATGCGCGCATAAAACGGTGCTGCCCCAATAATTAGCGCAGGTAATGCTGCATTGGCTCCACGGATTGTTCCAAGTAAAAACTTTGTGAACGGAATTAATAAAATGATTAAGACGATAAATGGAATCGAACGGAAAATATTTACGAGTGATCCTGTCAAAAAGTGTACAATTTTATTTGCCCATAATTGATTGTCACTCGTTAAAAATAAGACTATCCCAATCAGAATTCCAAGTATAAATGTAATGACTGTCGCAACAGCCGTCATATAAATTGTTTCATATGTTGCTTCGAGCATTTTACCCCAGTCGACGTTCGGAAATAATTGATTAAACATGCTCAATCACCTCCGTTTG
Above is a window of Solibacillus isronensis DNA encoding:
- a CDS encoding methionine ABC transporter permease, which gives rise to MFNQLFPNVDWGKMLEATYETIYMTAVATVITFILGILIGIVLFLTSDNQLWANKIVHFLTGSLVNIFRSIPFIVLIILLIPFTKFLLGTIRGANAALPALIIGAAPFYARMVLIALREIDKGVIEAARSMGAKTSTIIWKVLIPESLPALISGITVTAVALVGYTAMAGIIGAGGLGNLAFLDGFQRNRTDVTLMATVLILVVVFIIQYIGDFITARVDKR